A genomic region of Miscanthus floridulus cultivar M001 chromosome 3, ASM1932011v1, whole genome shotgun sequence contains the following coding sequences:
- the LOC136545562 gene encoding cadmium/zinc-transporting ATPase HMA3-like isoform X2, producing MLLRAFAAAGKLTLDINILMLIAVAGAVALGSYTEAGAIVFLFTVAEWLETLACTKASAGMMSLMSTVPKTVVLAETGQIVGMGDVAVGTVVAVRAGNVVPVDGVVVDGHSEVDESSLTGESFPVLKQPQSEVWAGTINLDGYISVRTTALAENSTVAKMERLVEEAQNSRSRTQRLIDSCAKHYTPAVVVLAAAVVVVPALLGARDLEHWFRLSLVLLVSACPCALVLSTPVATFCALLRAARMGLLIKGGNVLESLGEVRVAAFDKTGTITRGEFSIKEFQVVGDKVEMSQLLYWVSSIESKSSHPMAAALVDYAQSKSIQPKPEDVTETSIYHGEGIYGEINGRQIYIGNERIMARSSCHQHAAHHHQEGDGLTKGVSIGLVICDGDLVGKFSLSDTCRTGAAEAILQLRSMGIKSVMLTGDSAGAAKHAQEQLGGVLEELHAGLLPEDKVRLIRELQTRHGATLMVGDGMNDAPALAAADVGISMGLSGSAAAIETSHATLMSGDILRVPKAVRLGRRTRRIIAVNVASSIGAKAAVLALAVAWRPVLWVAVLADVGTCLLVVLHSMLLLRDAGRARRRCGGGASKACCGTAAHKSPKACCGTPSPKAPKPCCSTAACKSPKACCSTPTKSPKACCATPTKSPKACCGTMKPVATRPQQAAGGDHKHGKDGHGCCHKQSTLPEDAVVIAIPGPGRAVEHRKDAAGHEKADGHAAAGGCCSGHGASPATAAAACCAAAHGEDEVCIVISARSPCCSTARSRSGSPKDAICCHGSGGKDGGGAISALVC from the exons ATGCTGCTGCGGGCGTTCGCCGCGGCGGGCAAGCTGACTCTGGACATCAACATCCTGATGCTCATCGCGGTGGCGGGCGCCGTGGCGCTCGGGAGCTACACGGAGGCGGGCGCCATCGTGTTCCTCTTCACCGTCGCCGAGTGGCTGGAGACGCTGGCGTGCACCAAGGCCAGCGCCGGGATGATGTCCCTCATGTCCACGGTGCCCAAGACCGTCGTGCTCGCCGAGACGGGGCAGATCGTCGGCATGGGCGACGTCGCGGTCGGCACGGTCGTCGCGGTCCGGGCCGGCAACGTCGTCCCCGTGGACGGCGTGGTCGTCGACGGGCATAGCGAGGTCGACGAGAGCAGCCTCACCGGCGAGTCCTTCCCCGTGCTGAAGCAGCCGCAGTCCGAGGTCTGGGCCGGCACCATCAACCTAGACG GTTACATCTCCGTGAGGACGACGGCGCTGGCGGAGAACTCGACGGTGGCGAAGATGGAGAGGCTGGTGGAGGAGGCGCAGAACAGCCGGTCGAGGACGCAGCGGCTCATCGACTCGTGCGCCAAGCACTACACCCCTG CCGTGGTGGTCCTCGCGGCAGCGGTGGTCGTCGTGCCGGCGCTGCTGGGAGCCCGCGACCTGGAGCACTGGTTCCGGCTGTCCCTGGTGCTGCTGGTGAGCGCGTGCCCGTGCGCGCTGGTGCTGTCCACGCCCGTCGCCACCTTCTGCGCGCTCCTGCGGGCGGCGCGGATGGGGCTCCTCATCAAGGGCGGCAACGTGCTTGAGTCGCTCGGCGAGGTCAGGGTCGCCGCTTTCGACAAGACCGGGACCATCACCAGAGGAGAGTTCAGCATCAAGGAGTTCCAAGTGGTTGGGGACAAGGTTGAAATGAGCCAGCTGCTCTACTG GGTATCTAGCATTGAGAGCAAATCAAGCCATCCAATGGCTGCTGCACTTGTGGATTATGCTCAGTCCAAATCTATACAGCCGAAGCCGGAGGACGTCACTGAAACCTCTATCTATCATGGCGAGGGCATCTATGGGGAGATCAATGGGAGACAAATCTACATCGGAAACGAAAGGATCATGGCAAGATCCTCCTGCCATCAACATG CTGCCCACCACCACCAAGAAGGAGATGGTCTGACGAAAGGTGTGTCCATCGGTCTCGTGATCTGCGACGGCGACCTCGTGGGGAAGTTCTCGCTCTCCGACACCTGCAGAACCGGGGCGGCCGAGGCGATCCTGCAGCTGAGATCAATGGGGATCAAGTCAGTGATGCTCACCGGGGACAGCGCCGGAGCGGCGAAGCACGCGCAGGAGCAGCTCGGAGGCGTCCTGGAGGAGCTCCACGCGGGGCTCCTCCCGGAGGACAAGGTACGGCTCATCCGAGAGCTGCAGACGAGGCACGGGGCGACGCTGATGGTGGGCGACGGCATGAACGACGCGCCGGCGCTGGCCGCGGCGGACGTGGGCATCTCCATGGGCCTGTCCGGGTCGGCCGCGGCCATCGAGACGAGCCACGCCACGCTCATGTCCGGCGACATCCTCAGGGTGCCGAAGGCTGTGAGGCTCGGGCGGCGCACACGGCGGATCATTGCCGTGAACGTGGCCTCCTCCATCGGCGCCAAGGCCGCCGTCCTGGCGCTCGCCGTCGCGTGGCGGCCCGTGCTGTGGGTGGCCGTGCTCGCCGACGTCGGCACCTGCCTGCTCGTCGTGCTCCACAGCATGCTGCTGCTGAGGGACGCCGGCCGCGCGCGCCGGAGGTGCGGCGGCGGGGCGTCCAAGGCGTGCTGCGGGACGGCGGCGCACAAGTCGCCCAAGGCGTGCTGCGGGACGCCATCGCCCAAGGCGCCCAAGCCGTgctgctcgacggcggcgtgcaaGTCGCCCAAGGCGTGCTGCTCGACGCCGACCAAGTCTCCCAAGGCGTGCTGCGCGACGCCGACCAAATCTCCCAAGGCGTGCTGCGGGACGATGAAGCCGGTGGCGACGAGGCCGCAGCAGGCCGCAGGAGGCGATCACAAGCACGGTAAAGACGGCCACGGTTGCTGCCACAAGCAGAGCACGCTGCCCGAGGACGCCGTGGTGATCGCCATACCGGGACCGGGGCGGGCCGTGGAGCACCGGAAGGACGCGGCCGGTCACGAGAAGGCGGACGGGCACGCCGCCGCCGGGGGATGCTGCAGCGGCCACGGTGCTTCCCCCGCCACCGCGGCGGCCGCGTGCTGCGCGGCAGCGCACGGCGAAGACGAGGTGTGCATCGTCATCAGCGCGAGGTCACCCTGCTGCAGCACGGCCAGGAGTCGGTCTGGTTCTCCCAAGGACGCCATTTGCTGCCACGGCTCCGGTGGTAaagacggcggcggcgccatcTCAGCCCTCGTGTGCTGA
- the LOC136545562 gene encoding cadmium/zinc-transporting ATPase HMA3-like isoform X1, whose amino-acid sequence MPGSAVEAAAKGGGHHHHHEGHGCGGKAAGKWEKTYLDVLGICCTAEVALVERLLSPIHGVRAVTVVVPSRTVIVDHDTAAVSQFHIVKVLNKAGLEASVRAYGSSAGAAGRWPSPFIIACGVLLAASLFAPLLPPLRWLAVAAACVGSQPMLLRAFAAAGKLTLDINILMLIAVAGAVALGSYTEAGAIVFLFTVAEWLETLACTKASAGMMSLMSTVPKTVVLAETGQIVGMGDVAVGTVVAVRAGNVVPVDGVVVDGHSEVDESSLTGESFPVLKQPQSEVWAGTINLDGYISVRTTALAENSTVAKMERLVEEAQNSRSRTQRLIDSCAKHYTPAVVVLAAAVVVVPALLGARDLEHWFRLSLVLLVSACPCALVLSTPVATFCALLRAARMGLLIKGGNVLESLGEVRVAAFDKTGTITRGEFSIKEFQVVGDKVEMSQLLYWVSSIESKSSHPMAAALVDYAQSKSIQPKPEDVTETSIYHGEGIYGEINGRQIYIGNERIMARSSCHQHAAHHHQEGDGLTKGVSIGLVICDGDLVGKFSLSDTCRTGAAEAILQLRSMGIKSVMLTGDSAGAAKHAQEQLGGVLEELHAGLLPEDKVRLIRELQTRHGATLMVGDGMNDAPALAAADVGISMGLSGSAAAIETSHATLMSGDILRVPKAVRLGRRTRRIIAVNVASSIGAKAAVLALAVAWRPVLWVAVLADVGTCLLVVLHSMLLLRDAGRARRRCGGGASKACCGTAAHKSPKACCGTPSPKAPKPCCSTAACKSPKACCSTPTKSPKACCATPTKSPKACCGTMKPVATRPQQAAGGDHKHGKDGHGCCHKQSTLPEDAVVIAIPGPGRAVEHRKDAAGHEKADGHAAAGGCCSGHGASPATAAAACCAAAHGEDEVCIVISARSPCCSTARSRSGSPKDAICCHGSGGKDGGGAISALVC is encoded by the exons ATGCCGGGATCGGCcgtggaggcagcggccaagggcggcggtcaccaccaccaccacgagggCCACGGCTGCGGCGGGAAGGCGGCCGGCAAGTGGGAGAAGACGTACCTGGATGTCCTGGGCATCTGCTGCACCGCCGAGGTGGCGCTCGTCGAGCGTCTCCTGTCGCCCATCCACGGCGTGAGGGCGGTCACCGTCGTCGTCCCGTCCCGGACCGTCATCGTCGACCACGACACCGCCGCCGTCTCCCAGTTCCACATTg TGAAGGTTCTGAACAAGGCGGGTCTCGAGGCCTCCGTTCGAGCCTACGGCAGCAGCGCCGGCGCAGCCGGCCGTTGGCCCAGCCCGTTCATCATCGCCTGCGGCGTCCTTCTCGCCGCGTCGCTGTTCGCGCCGCTGCTCCCTCCGCTGCGGTGGCTGGCGGTGGCTGCCGCCTGCGTGGGGTCCCAGCCCATGCTGCTGCGGGCGTTCGCCGCGGCGGGCAAGCTGACTCTGGACATCAACATCCTGATGCTCATCGCGGTGGCGGGCGCCGTGGCGCTCGGGAGCTACACGGAGGCGGGCGCCATCGTGTTCCTCTTCACCGTCGCCGAGTGGCTGGAGACGCTGGCGTGCACCAAGGCCAGCGCCGGGATGATGTCCCTCATGTCCACGGTGCCCAAGACCGTCGTGCTCGCCGAGACGGGGCAGATCGTCGGCATGGGCGACGTCGCGGTCGGCACGGTCGTCGCGGTCCGGGCCGGCAACGTCGTCCCCGTGGACGGCGTGGTCGTCGACGGGCATAGCGAGGTCGACGAGAGCAGCCTCACCGGCGAGTCCTTCCCCGTGCTGAAGCAGCCGCAGTCCGAGGTCTGGGCCGGCACCATCAACCTAGACG GTTACATCTCCGTGAGGACGACGGCGCTGGCGGAGAACTCGACGGTGGCGAAGATGGAGAGGCTGGTGGAGGAGGCGCAGAACAGCCGGTCGAGGACGCAGCGGCTCATCGACTCGTGCGCCAAGCACTACACCCCTG CCGTGGTGGTCCTCGCGGCAGCGGTGGTCGTCGTGCCGGCGCTGCTGGGAGCCCGCGACCTGGAGCACTGGTTCCGGCTGTCCCTGGTGCTGCTGGTGAGCGCGTGCCCGTGCGCGCTGGTGCTGTCCACGCCCGTCGCCACCTTCTGCGCGCTCCTGCGGGCGGCGCGGATGGGGCTCCTCATCAAGGGCGGCAACGTGCTTGAGTCGCTCGGCGAGGTCAGGGTCGCCGCTTTCGACAAGACCGGGACCATCACCAGAGGAGAGTTCAGCATCAAGGAGTTCCAAGTGGTTGGGGACAAGGTTGAAATGAGCCAGCTGCTCTACTG GGTATCTAGCATTGAGAGCAAATCAAGCCATCCAATGGCTGCTGCACTTGTGGATTATGCTCAGTCCAAATCTATACAGCCGAAGCCGGAGGACGTCACTGAAACCTCTATCTATCATGGCGAGGGCATCTATGGGGAGATCAATGGGAGACAAATCTACATCGGAAACGAAAGGATCATGGCAAGATCCTCCTGCCATCAACATG CTGCCCACCACCACCAAGAAGGAGATGGTCTGACGAAAGGTGTGTCCATCGGTCTCGTGATCTGCGACGGCGACCTCGTGGGGAAGTTCTCGCTCTCCGACACCTGCAGAACCGGGGCGGCCGAGGCGATCCTGCAGCTGAGATCAATGGGGATCAAGTCAGTGATGCTCACCGGGGACAGCGCCGGAGCGGCGAAGCACGCGCAGGAGCAGCTCGGAGGCGTCCTGGAGGAGCTCCACGCGGGGCTCCTCCCGGAGGACAAGGTACGGCTCATCCGAGAGCTGCAGACGAGGCACGGGGCGACGCTGATGGTGGGCGACGGCATGAACGACGCGCCGGCGCTGGCCGCGGCGGACGTGGGCATCTCCATGGGCCTGTCCGGGTCGGCCGCGGCCATCGAGACGAGCCACGCCACGCTCATGTCCGGCGACATCCTCAGGGTGCCGAAGGCTGTGAGGCTCGGGCGGCGCACACGGCGGATCATTGCCGTGAACGTGGCCTCCTCCATCGGCGCCAAGGCCGCCGTCCTGGCGCTCGCCGTCGCGTGGCGGCCCGTGCTGTGGGTGGCCGTGCTCGCCGACGTCGGCACCTGCCTGCTCGTCGTGCTCCACAGCATGCTGCTGCTGAGGGACGCCGGCCGCGCGCGCCGGAGGTGCGGCGGCGGGGCGTCCAAGGCGTGCTGCGGGACGGCGGCGCACAAGTCGCCCAAGGCGTGCTGCGGGACGCCATCGCCCAAGGCGCCCAAGCCGTgctgctcgacggcggcgtgcaaGTCGCCCAAGGCGTGCTGCTCGACGCCGACCAAGTCTCCCAAGGCGTGCTGCGCGACGCCGACCAAATCTCCCAAGGCGTGCTGCGGGACGATGAAGCCGGTGGCGACGAGGCCGCAGCAGGCCGCAGGAGGCGATCACAAGCACGGTAAAGACGGCCACGGTTGCTGCCACAAGCAGAGCACGCTGCCCGAGGACGCCGTGGTGATCGCCATACCGGGACCGGGGCGGGCCGTGGAGCACCGGAAGGACGCGGCCGGTCACGAGAAGGCGGACGGGCACGCCGCCGCCGGGGGATGCTGCAGCGGCCACGGTGCTTCCCCCGCCACCGCGGCGGCCGCGTGCTGCGCGGCAGCGCACGGCGAAGACGAGGTGTGCATCGTCATCAGCGCGAGGTCACCCTGCTGCAGCACGGCCAGGAGTCGGTCTGGTTCTCCCAAGGACGCCATTTGCTGCCACGGCTCCGGTGGTAaagacggcggcggcgccatcTCAGCCCTCGTGTGCTGA
- the LOC136545564 gene encoding zinc transporter 8-like, producing MRSSRAVHVFALAAVPLLLLASAARADDDGGCGADGAASQGADRARAKALKIAAFFSILVCGALGCCLPVLGRRVPALRADGDVFFLVKAFAAGVILATGFIHILPDAFEKLNSECLSGGPWKSFPFAGFGAMVGAIGTLVVDTVATGYFTRVHFKNSAGAGAGAEAVSGAAVGDEEKQQSAVASAAPHVDHDHDHDHDGHVHMHTHATHGHAHGSSAIVAAVGGAEGDKEHALRHRVIAQVLELGIVVHSVIIGISLGASEDPSTIKPLVVALSFHQMFEGMGLGGCIVQAKFKLRSIVTMVLFFCLTTPVGILVGIGISSVYNEDSPKALIVEGILNSVAAGILIYMALVDLLAEDFMNPKVQSRGKLQLGINVSMLVGAGLMSMLAKWA from the exons ATGAGGTCGTCACGCGCCGTGCACGTCTTCGCCTTGGCCGCCGTGCCGCTGCTCCTCCTCGCGTCCGCCGCGCgcgccgacgacgacggcgggtGCGGTGCCGACGGCGCGGCGTCGCAGGGCGCCGACCGCGCGCGCGCCAAGGCGCTCAAGATCGCGGCGTTCTTCTCTATCCTGGTGTGCGGCGCGCTGGGCTGCTGCCTGCCCGTGCTGGGCCGCCGCGTGCCGGCGCTGCGTGCCGACGGggacgtcttcttcctcgtcaagGCGTTCGCGGCGGGGGTCATCCTCGCCACCGGGTTCATCCACATCCTCCCCGACGCGTTCGAGAAGCTCAACTCTGAGTGCCTCTCTGGCGGGCCGTGGAAGAGCTTCCCGTTCGCGGGGTTCGGGGCCATGGTCGGCGCCATCGGCACGCTCGTCGTCGACACCGTCGCCACGGGCTACTTCACCCGCGTCCACTTCAAGaacagcgccggcgccggcgccggcgccgaggCCGTGAGCGGCGCCGCCGTTGGGGACGAGGAGAAGCAGCAGTCGGCCGTGGCGTCGGCGGCGCCGCACGttgaccacgaccacgaccacgaccacgacgGGCATGTGCACATGCACACGCACGCGACGCACGGCCACGCGCACGGCTCCTCGGCGATCGTCGCCGCCGTCGGCGGCGCCGAGGGCGACAAGGAGCACGCGCTGCGCCACCGGGTCATCGCGCAG GTTCTTGAGCTTGGCATTGTGGTTCACTCAGTGATCATCGGCATCTCCCTTGGCGCGTCCGAAGACCCGAGCACCATTAAGCCTCTGGTGGTCGCCTTGAGCTTCCACCAAATGTTCGAGGGCATGGGTCTTGGCGGCTGCATCGTTCAG GCCAAGTTCAAACTGCGGTCGATCGTGACCATGGTCCTCTTCTTCTGCCTGACGACGCCGGTGGGCATCCTGGTCGGCATCGGGATCTCGTCCGTGTACAACGAGGACAGCCCCAAGGCGCTGATCGTGGAGGGGATCCTCAACTCGGTGGCGGCGGGGATCCTCATCTACATGGCGCTCGTCGACCTCCTCGCCGAGGACTTCATGAACCCCAAGGTGCAGAGCAGGGGGAAGCTGCAGCTCGGCATCAACGTCTCCATGCTCGTCGGCGCCGGCCTCATGTCCATGCTAGCCAAATGGGCCTGA
- the LOC136545561 gene encoding cadmium/zinc-transporting ATPase HMA3-like: MGGGDSPAKEPEAAALEERLLPAAAAARSGDAGAGSGKGGKWEKTYLDVLGVCCSTEAALVERLLKPIDGVRAVTVVVPSRTVVVEHDPAAVSQSHIVKVLNKAGLEASVRAYGSSSGVVARWPSPYVVASGALLLASLLAPLLPPLRWLALAAACAGAPPMLLRALAAGLALDINALMLVAVAGAAALGDYAEAGAIVFLFTAAEWLETLACTKASAGMSSLMSMVPPRVVLAETGEVVSVRDIGVGTVVAVRAGEVVPVDGVVVDGQSEVDESSLTGESFPVPKLPPSEVWAGTMNLDGYIAVRTTTLADNSTVARMQRLVEAAQNSRSKTQRLVDSCAKYYTPAVVVLAASVALVPLLLRAQDLKRWFQLALVVLVSACPCALVLSTPIATFCALLRAARMGVLIKGGDVLESLGEIRVAAFDKTGTVTKGEFSIDGFHVVGDKVDMIQLLYWVSSIESKSSHPMATALVEYSQSKSIQPKPENVTEFRIYPGEGISGAINGRQIFIGNRRIMARSSCYTGPEMDDHKGASIGYVIVDGDLVGAFSLSDDCRTGAAEAIRELRSMGIKSVMLTGDSRAAATRAQQQLGGVLEELHSELLPADKVGLVGGLKARAGPTLMVGDGMNDAPALAAADVGVSMGLSGSAAAMETSHATLMSSDILRVPAAVALGRRTRATIAANVVVSVGAKAAVLALAVAWRPVLWAAVLADVGTCLLVVLHSMLLLREPGTGSWRRRGGEPEACRATARSLAMRSQLDGASNGGAAAESSQQGPGGGSKAGCRCCQKSSEPFEQEHSAVVIDIPSADAKHPRATAKGDATGCCSAAREACATPTTVTSVDCAPRGCCGGKGKGDGRVSARTSCCSNGGGGAARDSPKKAGKGCNARCCSSGK; encoded by the exons ATGGGGGGTGGCGACAGCCCGGCAAAGGAGCCTGAAGCCGCCGCGCTTGAGGAAAGGctgctgccggcggcggcggcggcgaggagcggAGATGCTGGCGCCGGCAGCGGGAAGGGGGGCAAGTGGGAGAAGACTTACCTGGACGTGCTGGGCGTGTGCTGCTCCACGGAGGCGGCGCTCGTGGAGCGGCTCCTGAAGCCGATCGACGGCGTGAGGGCGGTCACCGTCGTCGTCCCCTCCCGCACCGTCGTCGTCGAGCACGACCCCGCCGCCGTCTCCCAGTCCCACATCG TGAAGGTTCTCAACAAGGCGGGGCTGGAGGCCTCCGTGCGCGCGTACGGCAGTAGCAGCGGCGTCGTCGCGCGCTGGCCCAGCCCGTACGTCGTCGCCAGCGGCGCGCTCCTCCTGGCGTCCCTGCTCGCGCCGCTGCTCCCTCCGCTGCGCTGGCTCGCCCTGGCGGCGGCCTGCGCGGGCGCGCCGCCGATGCTGCTCAGGGCGCTCGCCGCGGGGCTCGCCCTGGACATCAACGCGCTCATGCTCGTCGCCGTGGCCGGCGCCGCGGCGCTCGGGGACTACGCGGAGGCCGGCGCCATCGTGTTCCTCTTCACCGCCGCGGAGTGGCTGGAGACGCTGGCGTGCACCAAGGCCAGCGCCGGGATGTCGTCGCTCATGAGCATGGTCCCGCCCAGGGTCGTGCTCGCCGAGACCGGGGAGGTCGTCAGCGTGCGCGACATCGGGGTGGGCACCGTCGTCGCGGTTAGAGCCGGGGAGGTCGTGCCCGTCGACGGCGTGGTGGTCGACGGGCAGAGCGAGGTCGACGAGAGCAGCCTCACCGGCGAGTCCTTCCCCGTGCCCAAGCTGCCGCCGTCTGAGGTCTGGGCCGGCACCATGAACCTGGACG GCTACATAGCCGTGAGGACAACAACACTGGCCGATAACTCGACAGTGGCCAGGATGCAGAGGCTTGTGGAGGCGGCGCAGAACAGCCGGTCCAAGACGCAGCGGCTGGTCGATTCATGCGCAAAGTACTACACCCCAG CTGTGGTTGTTCTTGCAGCAAGCGTGGCTCTTGTGCCGCTGCTGTTGCGAGCACAAGACCTGAAACGGTGGTTTCAGCTAGCCTTGGTCGTGCTGGTGAGCGCGTGCCCCTGCGCGCTGGTGCTGTCGACGCCGATCGCCACGTTCTGCGCGCTCCTGCGGGCGGCGAGGATGGGGGTTCTCATCAAGGGCGGGGACGTTCTTGAATCGCTGGGCGAGATCAGGGTCGCGGCGTTCGACAAGACGGGGACCGTCACCAAAGGGGAGTTCAGCATCGATGGGTTCCATGTGGTTGGGGACAAGGTTGATATGATCCAGCTTCTTTACTG GGTGTCAAGCATTGAGAGCAAATCAAGCCACCCAATGGCGACGGCACTTGTTGAGTACTCCCAGTCCAAATCCATCCAACCCAAGCCGGAAAACGTGACTGAATTCCGTATCTACCCTGGGGAGGGCATCTCCGGAGCGATAAATGGAAGACAGATCTTCATTGGAAACAGAAGGATCATGGCAAGGTCCTCATGTTACACAG GTCCGGAAATGGACGATCACAAAGGCGCGTCGATCGGGTATGTGATCGTCGACGGCGATCTCGTGGGGGCGTTTTCGCTCTCCGACGACTGTAGGACGGGCGCGGCAGAAGCGATCCGGGAGCTGAGATCAATGGGCATCAAGTCGGTGATGCTCACAGGGGACAGCAGGGCGGCGGCCACGCGGGCACAGCAGCAGCTCGGAGGCGTCCTGGAGGAGCTCCACTCGGAGCTCCTCCCGGCGGACAAGGTCGGGCTGGTCGGCGGCCTCAAGGCGAGGGCGGGGCCGACGCTGATGGTGGGCGACGGCATGAACGACGCGCCGGCGCTGGCCGCGGCGGACGTGGGCGTCTCCATGGGCCTGTCGGGGTCCGCGGCCGCCATGGAGACGAGCCACGCCACGCTCATGTCCAGCGACATCCTCAGGGTGCCCGCGGCCGTCGCGCTCGGGCGGCGCACCCGCGCCACCATCGCCGCCAACGTGGTCGTCTCTGTGGGCGCCAAGGCCGCCGTCCTCGCGCTGGCCGTCGCGTGGCGGCCCGTGCTGTGGGCGGCCGTGCTCGCCGACGTCGGCACGTGCCTCCTCGTCGTGCTGCACAGCATGCTGCTGCTGCGGGAGCCGGGCACGGGCAGCTGGCGGAGGAGGGGTGGGGAGCCCGAGGCGTGCCGCGCGACGGCGAGGTCGCTGGCGATGAGGTCCCAGCTCGACGGAGCATCGAACGGCGGCGCCGCGGCTGAGAGCTCTCAGCAGGGACCAGGCGGTGGGAGTAAAGCAGGCTGCCGTTGCTGTCAGAAGTCAAGCGAGCCGTTTGAGCAGGAGCACTCAGCAGTGGTGATCGACATACCGTCTGCTGACGCTAAGCATCCTCGGGCGACGGCGAAAGGCGACGCCACCGGATGTTGCAGCGCCGCCCGCGAAGCTTGTGCTACTCCCACCACGGTGACTAGCGTGGACTGCGCGCCACGAGGATGCTGTGGCGGCAAAGGCAAAGGAGACGGCCGCGTGAGCGCAAGGACAAGCTGCTGCAGcaatggaggtggaggagctgcccGTGATTCTCCTAAGAAGGCAGGGaaaggatgcaatgcaaggtgtTGTTCTAGTGGTAAATGA